The following nucleotide sequence is from Glycine max cultivar Williams 82 chromosome 9, Glycine_max_v4.0, whole genome shotgun sequence.
GTCAAAATAAGTGTCTGAAAGGATATCGTTAAGAAAGAAACCGTCCAAATTAAGATCTCTTTCTTGTTTCTAGCTCATCGTTCCGCGGTGACAAGTTTGTTTTAAACTATTTAAAAGTTTACAGCAATTTTGTCTTTGTCTTGTTGGAACTATGGCCCCGATCCTTGAATTGCACCCACAAATCCCGCGCCAAATAACAAAGGAAAGTTCAATACCAAAACCAGCATTGAAATAGATTAAGGAGTTTCACTAACTTTCCTGTGTAACGAGACATCATATCCACTTCTGTGTTATGTCACGTTCAATATTATCCCTAAAACACAAAGTAAGTATTAAGATATTAGATATCTTCCCTCCTCTATCACACTCAACAAAGAGCTTAGGGCAGCATTCTTTGTTAAGTTGGTGAACTAAACCcgttaatgtgtttttttatactGATAATTCACAAAGGCTTTAatctaaaaattgaaattatatccatacaataaatatatacaacaattaatacaataaaagaaaacaaagagaaaaaaggcTATGAAAAAGtgagaacaaaattataatagatgaatgatatagaaaaataaagaaaaaaaatataattttgttatatgaatattattatttgtccAATCTAATTAAAAGTCCACAACCACCAACTTCACCAAGTTAGGCATGTCACTTCAGTTAGGGAAGTGGGCTTAACTGAATTCCATTGGCGTCTTAAAGTGCATGAGTCGATAAGAAGCATAAcccttaatattataaaatgttaAACAAAAGTGCATCTTCAAACTGAACCAACGAAAATATTCGATGCTTAATTCCCTCCAATTAGATTATATATGCACACTGAGTAGTTTTGACCGGTTTTGTTAATCAAAATTCCAAGGTGGGGCACCAACTAAAAGGGATATAAGGACACAGATACAACTCTGATAGTGAGAGAATATACTACAGGGATGATACCTATGTGGGTTGGTTATGTAAACTTCTTCTCTAAAGGATTGCAATGGATTCGTTTGGAGATCTAGTGAGTTTGGCATCcacatatatattatagaaattataattaataaattaaaaacttgtCCTCTGCTTGAAATATTGCACATGTAAAATATCATTGACATACCATTGTGCGTGATTTTGGAAAGTTGATTAacctcatgttttttttttcatagtgGTTAAGCTCGTGTTAGAGACTTagagttattttattaatgcaattaaattatataaaattttattgtattaattCAAACTTTGTTGTAGTTATTGTacacaaaaaaaagttatataatatttataataatatttttttatatcaggaCTTTGTTGCCTCTGGCTGCTATCATTTTTATCACTTTTGCAAGatatcttaattataaaaaaagataaactatgatCAGTAGATATCTCatcttatttataagaaaaggaAGTCTGAGGGAAAAcgtaaaaagtaattaattctcATTATTGAGGGGGAAATAATGACAATGCTACTGATAAATCAAACATATGAGGTCaatgagtattttttattattcatcagGGTCGGGTCAGTGGGTATTGGTTGAACATTAAGTAAcacaccataaaaaaaaaagtaacacgATCAGATTATCAAATACGTTTATATCATTATTTACTCGAGCCTTCTGGATTCGTGGTATTCCTTTGTCCTTAAAGAGAAATAACCTGTCTCTCACCTATAAACtctgattaaaaacaattaaaattaaatgtaattacATAAGCATTTCTGGAttcatttttgtgtgttttaggaaaggagttgaaaggaaaaaaaatgaattaactatatgtataaaattacatatataagcTGATAAgcatttatactaaaaaaaattaaaaacaagagtAATTTTTGGGTCATCATAATATTGACATGGAACATCTAccaattttattgataactaattttttttttctgaatgattgataatttgtaataaaatctcttttttcaacaatttttgttttctatcaataaaattcaaatttaaaatcttatttaagagACTATTGAGCCAATGATTTGTTGGTGAAACAAGAgcaataatttaatcttttattttgaaaagattaaaaatataagtggGTTCTACAATTTGTTTCCTTACTTTCCCTTTTATGTGATACCAAGTAATGAAGGAAGATAGGAAGGGAATTCATTGACCCTACTGTAAGTTTCAAACAAGATCCCATAACTTCATTGTGACATGTATTTAACCAGAAGCGAAAGCTTCTTCCGTTACAGTCCTCTTTATTTATAGTTCAACTTGAGCTCAAGTTTCTCTTTCTCCATCTCTTGAAGaagtaagaaaatataataaaaattcattattaCAGTTTGGAGGAGAAACAAAAGGGTTCAGTCAGGGGCCAAAGTGAAGGAAGAAATATAAAGACACCAAGTTGGCAAAACCCATAACTCCAAATTCCATTAGGGCCGCATATAACAATGACTTGGACTGGGTCATATTCAATTAGTTTTTTGGCTAGTTGATACATTATTGTTGTACTGAAACAAATGATCCATGCAGACATAAGAGGAACCACCTGAACTAACAGTCTTGTAGGTCAACGCAGCCATGAGATCATTGACCATATCGTCCACAACTTTCCTGTCACGGACGCACAACCCAAGTTTGAATTAACATTGCCTTTCATATTACGGCTATGCATAAATGTTGCCGAATGCCGACAACCGATCAATATATACTTACTATTCCTGGTTGATTCAACACCACATGCTCTTGCTTTCGAGGGACAACacgttttaaatttgattaccAAATTAACACGACAAACAATGCCCAAAGAGCCAAAAcaatgctatttttttaatatactacaAAAGATCTACATTCATAACTTCTAAGAAATCTTGAAATATTACATGAAAACATATCGGAttagcaaaatttattttttgttttattattgtcTTATTAGAGTCTTTTTATAAAGCgactaaatttttagtttttatttattttttaggttcGTATTGTATTCTGGCccattttaaagtttttaaaataaaattaacttttcatTAACGTGATAGAAAATGCAAACAACACGTAATTTTCAAAAGTTATTATAAGtgtttttatgatattaattaaggAAATGAATATATGTGAAGTTAATGAAAACCTAAATATTCAAtgcataaaaatatagaaatatttaattattgattgtatATACACCTAAATAAAAGCTAtcatttctttttattgatTGTATATACATGCACCTATATTTTTCACTATTTTAACTCTGTCTTCCAAGTGTCCCTTAATATTTTGGGTATATATCCAAATCCAAATATTACACATTTTCCTTTAGATCATTAGCACATTGGTTATCACGAAGTTGCGGGTGCTCTAACTATATCGTAACATATATGTTTCCATTTCTTAAGTGTAGAATACCATATACTGATGTAAATATTGAACTACCAtgcataataattaaataaaggaaAACGTTGTTCCAAATATACAGAAGGAAACTGCCACATGACGCAACTCCAACTCTCCTAATCCAAGGAATTCCAAAGATGATGTGGGTGGGCAACACTCTGCACCAACTATGCACCGTACTGAAAAATTGATTATAGAAGAATCCAAATAGATACAGAAAATTCCATATGATTCTGTTATTTATTCTGGATTTCAAGTGTGCCTGGAGAGGACCCATGGTGAAGACTTAAGGAAACTGCAGACGCATCTGTGACAACACGGAACCTTCTAGATCCTCGAACGTGTTCAGTACGAGTGCACGTGCTCGAAGCGACTCACGTGTCTCCAAGACCACAGAATTCATAGGAAATGCTATGTCGGATTCAGTTCCCTGACAGAAACTCGAGAGATCCCGACAACTGTGCACGTTTTCTATGCCTGGGATACCTGTTATGGCGCGATCCATGTCTTATTCACCTTTCAACAGTTTGGATTAATTCAACcacaattaattaaagattaatctctcatttttaataagaaataagTAATAGAGGAAGATATATATAGTATCACTCACTTGTTTCGGAGGTATTAGTATTCATAAAAAGTAATTTGAGAACACATCTTAATTCCTTAAAACTtagatttatttgtttttttcttatatgtttaACTTTTTGACTTTATGTTTaactttttcactttttatacaAAAAGTAGGTCCCGAAGCAGTAAGCACTGATGGCTACAATAATTTGAAGCAGCGTTGCCTTACAATATATACAAGGAATATCTTTTGTATTGGAAAGTTTTGTAGCTTACAATATATACCCAAATAGAAAGGCTATAGACCACATTATAAAGCAAACCAACAATACAAACGTGGCTCATATCCACAAATCCTTTAGCTTTCAGATTCTATAGCATTAACTTCAATATTAAAAACTTCTTACCCATTGTCCAGAGACTCTTCGTTATGCGAAggtattaatgaaaaaaaaaacatatagtcAGACAATTAATGTGGCAAATTGATTCCACTGATTTGCACAAATTTAGCAGCCCTAATCACTTTAAGAATGCAGGCTTAACTGCTTAAAAGTATAACACAGCCATGAACCGCCAAAAATAAGACTTTTCTCAGACAGAACTTACAAGTATTCCAAAGACAGAGAACCTCAAATATACCAAGGCCAtgtcaaaacatatatatgggtTCAGGACCTCAAATATAGCATCTTTTTGGCTCAGATTTTGTTGGACTAGACATCACCCTAGCTTATGATCCTGATAGCAGGGAGAATGAGGCAGTTTGTGATTGACACTCCAATGGGTACTCGAACCCATTTGCATCACCTTGTGATTTTTTGTACATTCGGATATAGACAAGACAAAGTATATCTAAGTTAAGCGTAAAACAAGGATCTGCGTGTTGAAAAGTGAAGAACTTGTTAGGCTGCgtgaacaataattttattttgtagtgattttcaatttaaaatttcatgtgCTATCATTTCTTACTATATTAATCACATGAACTTTCTACACTCAAATGAATTGAcgcatgattcatgattgcaACATGGTGACATTGGTTTATCTTAAAATGAAGCCAAgaagaattatttttaagatttgtttacctcttcattcttttaaattaCTAAGCTGTATAGTAGGAGGTTAGTTTACtccatttacctttttttttcaattattaatacAAATATTCGTAAATAACCAAAAGTGTAGACTCTCATCTTCCAACGGTAGCAAGTTCTACGCTTATCAGCACACAACCTcgttttgatgtttgattaaatatgaaaaatttacagttttgggatttgaataaaaaaaaaaagtgtgtatgTAAGTTTTGTTAAATCTTTGctatttgattctttttttttccagttaTTTGATTCTTTCATAACTTAACTGCTCTCCCGTAAAAAACgataaattatgatataagtacaaaatatttaataaatttgacgATAACTAATCccaactaaaaaaatagttgactTCTTTTAGTAGAAATTCTTTGCTTAAGTtataatcacattttttattttatcaatattcGACTCAGACTTTATTTAGAGAATTTAAACCcaaagtcacttgaatcaaaataaagttaatatattttattagtttaacaTGATAgaataaatacttaaatagtAAACTAAGTTAATTATATCTTATTTATgtacaaaataattgattaaattaagataaaataatttatgttctGTTAATATGCCTTTGAATCaatattgataaaattgattttaattaaaatttttgaagttatataatttatatttaaatattttaaatataaaatcaagttattcaggcaaaaaaaaatataaatgaaattagaagtaaaaatgaatataaaatattgtatcaaatataaaaatgatttaaactaaaaatgaattGTGAAGCAATAATTAGAATTAAAAGAAGGGGCGAGGCAGTTAAAAGGCGTTAGAGAGTTTAGAGGGGGAGATTACACTAGTCCGTTGGGCGGTGGTAATGGCTCTGCTGGGGGAGGGAGGTCGCGGCTACGAACTGGCTCGGAAGCTTGACACGTGCGGCGTGTGGCGAACCTGGCTCGGCGACGCCACCTACGCCAACTTCGCACCCTTCCTCTCTTCCCCTTCCGCTTGGGACTCCTTCATAACCTCCACCACTCACATCCCTCTCCAACTCAGAGTCCGCGCCCTCCTCTTCGATAAAGCCACCGTTTCCCTctccctaaaccctaaccctaaccctaaccctatcTCCTATCTCCAACGCCTCAACCCTATTTACCTCCAATTACACGCCGACGACGTCTACTTCACCCTCGACGCCGACTCCAAGGTCCTCCAAACCCTACCTCTTCACCATTCTCTTTCAATTTCATTCTCCGTATTTACATTTTGTTCCTTCAATTTAATGCAGAATCAGTCAAAGCCTTCTTCCTCGACTGGATCCAGGTACGTTGAATCTCAACTTCCCGAAACGTGGTATAATCAAGTAATCGAAAAGTACAAAGCTAATAAGAACCTAGTTTCCGGCGAATCACGTTCGCCGGCGGATATGGCTTCTTATATTACCTACGTTACTAATCATAAGAAACGGCGCGTGGCATTCAAGGAAGATGTTACGGATCACGCGCTGCAACCGAACGGTGGTGGTAGTTTTGTTGCTGATGATGATTGTGCGGTTTTTCCGGAGATAGCGTACGCGTTGAACTGCGTGCCTGATAGCGCGCTTCCGTTGAGTGATAGAGTGGAAAGTAGTAGTAACCAGAAAGTGAAGGTGCTTAGTGTTCTTGATACCTTGCCTCCTATTGCGGCAACTAGGAGTTCTGTTATGATGGAGAGGCTCGGGGTTAGGCCTGAGCATGGTAGTGTGGAACATGGAGGAGGGTTGTCTCGTGGGAAATTCGGAGCTgaggggaatgggaaagttATTGGGCCTGAGCAAGCAGCGAAATTGTCGCAGAAGGCAGTGGCACGTATTTTGTTGGGTGTTGGGTTTGAAGGTGCCATGGAAGGTTCTGTTGAGGACTTCTCTGAAGTATTGAGCGGACGGATATGTAAAATAGGAACAAATTTGAGGGTGCTTGCTGATAGTTACAAGAAACAGTGCTCGGCCATTGAGCTTCTGAAGATGTTGCTTAAAACAGTGGGGTTTAGGTGAGTTTAAACACTTTCTCTTGTGTTTAGTTTTTTACTATTAAATGTTTTAGCgtagaaaaatatcttaatcTTACTCTGCATTAATAT
It contains:
- the LOC100776834 gene encoding uncharacterized protein; translation: MALLGEGGRGYELARKLDTCGVWRTWLGDATYANFAPFLSSPSAWDSFITSTTHIPLQLRVRALLFDKATVSLSLNPNPNPNPISYLQRLNPIYLQLHADDVYFTLDADSKNQSKPSSSTGSRYVESQLPETWYNQVIEKYKANKNLVSGESRSPADMASYITYVTNHKKRRVAFKEDVTDHALQPNGGGSFVADDDCAVFPEIAYALNCVPDSALPLSDRVESSSNQKVKVLSVLDTLPPIAATRSSVMMERLGVRPEHGSVEHGGGLSRGKFGAEGNGKVIGPEQAAKLSQKAVARILLGVGFEGAMEGSVEDFSEVLSGRICKIGTNLRVLADSYKKQCSAIELLKMLLKTVGFSNFAPLVDVVKDGSKNNVHQSQQQVHGMQPQLQQQQQSSLRLPQQVQMQRQMHPQMQQMIHSQNMAFHQQQHQQQPQQQQLERMRRRAAAAATPRPAMDIDKERPVVQVKIENQDLPLDGNAFTSRHPQMQQFRQQQQIAAMSNFHPQSGTQFRQMGSLQIPSIQSPNISMVRAPPVKVEGFSELMGGDSTSKHDLEENRLTSPNGK